From Streptomyces sp. NBC_00683, one genomic window encodes:
- the folP gene encoding dihydropteroate synthase — protein sequence MRSGALRLGRREFGPHEPVIMAIVNRTPDSFYDQGATFRDEPALSRVEQAVSEGAAIIDIGGVKAGPGEEVTAEEEARRTVGFVAEVRRRHPDVVISVDTWRHDVGEAVCEAGADLLNDAWGGVDPKLAEVAARYGAGLVCTHAGGAEPRTRPHRVTYDDVMADILRVTVGLAERAVGLGVRPDGIMIDPGHDFGKNTRHSLEATRRLGEMTATGWPVLVSLSNKDFVGETLDKPVKERVIGTLATTAVSAWLGAQVYRVHEVAETRQVLDMVASIAGHRAPAVARRGLA from the coding sequence ATGCGAAGCGGTGCGCTCAGGCTTGGGCGGCGGGAATTCGGGCCGCACGAGCCGGTGATCATGGCGATCGTGAACCGGACCCCCGACTCCTTCTACGACCAGGGTGCGACGTTCCGCGACGAGCCCGCGCTCTCCCGGGTCGAACAGGCCGTGTCGGAGGGTGCCGCGATCATCGACATCGGCGGGGTGAAGGCCGGCCCCGGCGAGGAGGTGACGGCCGAGGAGGAGGCCCGCCGCACGGTCGGCTTCGTCGCCGAGGTGCGCCGCCGCCACCCGGATGTGGTGATCAGCGTGGACACCTGGCGCCATGACGTGGGCGAGGCCGTCTGCGAGGCCGGGGCGGACCTCCTGAACGACGCGTGGGGCGGCGTCGACCCGAAGCTCGCCGAGGTCGCGGCGCGGTACGGGGCGGGGCTCGTGTGCACGCACGCGGGCGGCGCCGAGCCGCGGACCCGGCCGCACCGGGTCACGTACGACGACGTGATGGCGGACATCCTGCGGGTGACGGTCGGCCTCGCCGAGCGGGCCGTCGGGCTCGGGGTGAGGCCGGACGGAATCATGATCGACCCCGGTCACGACTTCGGGAAGAACACCCGGCACTCGCTGGAGGCGACGCGCAGGCTGGGCGAGATGACGGCAACGGGCTGGCCGGTGCTGGTCTCGCTGTCCAACAAGGACTTCGTCGGGGAGACCCTCGACAAGCCGGTCAAGGAACGCGTGATCGGCACGCTCGCGACCACCGCCGTGTCGGCCTGGCTGGGCGCGCAGGTGTACCGGGTGCACGAGGTGGCGGAGACTCGCCAGGTCCTGGACATGGTGGCCTCCATCGCGGGCCACCGCGCGCCTGCGGTGGCCCGCCGGGGACTGGCTTAG